In one window of Halorubrum sp. BV1 DNA:
- a CDS encoding DUF1156 domain-containing protein has translation MSKESSESTDRSGRQELPIERGYPIERVNEIVDRENRAKRHYRPPYTMHKWWARRLGAVFRTICLYTLLDNPEKISIREPGGNQQLGSYTSDGSVEQRIQQVNLQDPSSLWDLYKKDVQVEDKKVLDPFMGGGTSLLESARFGADVVGNDLNPVAWFVTKKELEAGSSSVDELESAFNKVKAEVKEKLSSYYETECPNCDEMADVMYYLWVNELDCVSCGNTVSLFKDYRVAKGRYDDSDLYNVLCPGCESIIKIDDWRSECSCQECGETFVPKDGNSDGTNYSCADCGQQYSVIDAVREQGGYQPRLYAIEYYCQHCDDNGLSRSEVKGYKSADESDLDRYEQAVEEWETRPELSEYVPQQEIPLGILTNSTAFEGSIGGGHVVLRHGYENWTDLFNQRQLLCLSELLRAIDNIEDENAREYLLLAFSDSLMFNNMFTIYNFQGHKVEGIFKQNSYKPQKEFVENNVWGTKYGRGTFQKSWDMVTKAVEWSNNPVERYVEDGETKKTAPFGEGIDPDFELSCGDVRDLEYEDEFDAVLTDPPYYNNLIYSETSNYFYVWLRQLLADDYSAFEPDTTPRAESIVANPAEGKTEEDFEKELKEAFATINTALKPDGALVFTYHHSGSESWGELLEAICDVNFEVTATYPVTADTNRASYKLTEGESVSFDIIIVARPSGETEPVSWNALRRRIYRTAKQTRRRLEVSDRELSRGDIGVMEMGDCFREYSKHHGKVQRDGEIMSAKEVVQEIYGIIQEASDIGVEDVFIDLLDTSNPSFDDVNKLCRGTNAAPEDLKEMCLYNQDDGFELGTWDNEKRQAYIQERVNGDGGEHLSNLDKLQFLRYRYEKGQSVQNYVDKWGVDDDLRELAGRLADVTGDDTYTRVLGDRDITSY, from the coding sequence ATGTCTAAGGAGTCATCGGAGTCTACAGATCGTAGCGGTCGACAAGAACTACCCATTGAGCGGGGCTATCCGATTGAGCGGGTTAATGAAATCGTGGATAGAGAAAACCGAGCTAAGCGACACTATCGTCCGCCTTACACGATGCATAAATGGTGGGCCCGTCGACTTGGTGCGGTTTTCCGAACGATATGTCTCTACACTCTCCTTGATAACCCCGAGAAGATTTCCATTCGTGAGCCTGGCGGAAATCAACAACTAGGTAGTTACACGAGTGATGGGTCGGTTGAGCAAAGAATTCAGCAGGTGAACTTACAAGACCCATCCTCACTTTGGGATCTTTACAAAAAGGACGTGCAGGTTGAGGATAAGAAGGTTCTAGATCCCTTCATGGGTGGGGGAACTTCCTTACTTGAATCGGCTAGGTTCGGGGCGGATGTGGTTGGGAATGATTTGAATCCAGTTGCCTGGTTTGTAACAAAGAAAGAGCTTGAAGCCGGTAGCTCTAGTGTTGACGAGCTTGAGAGTGCTTTCAACAAGGTCAAGGCGGAAGTCAAGGAGAAGCTATCTAGTTATTATGAAACAGAATGTCCGAACTGTGACGAGATGGCTGATGTAATGTATTATTTATGGGTGAATGAACTTGATTGTGTCTCCTGTGGGAATACAGTATCCTTATTCAAGGATTATAGGGTTGCAAAGGGACGATACGATGATAGCGACCTTTATAACGTCCTCTGTCCCGGCTGCGAGTCGATAATCAAGATCGATGACTGGCGTAGTGAGTGTTCTTGCCAAGAATGCGGCGAGACGTTCGTTCCTAAAGACGGTAATTCAGATGGGACAAATTATTCGTGTGCAGATTGCGGACAGCAATATAGTGTAATTGATGCAGTTCGTGAGCAGGGAGGGTATCAGCCTCGGTTATATGCAATAGAGTATTACTGCCAACATTGTGATGACAATGGCCTAAGTCGGAGTGAAGTAAAGGGTTATAAATCAGCTGACGAAAGCGATCTAGATCGATATGAACAGGCTGTAGAAGAGTGGGAAACACGGCCGGAGCTTAGTGAATACGTTCCACAGCAGGAGATACCATTAGGAATACTCACCAACAGTACCGCTTTTGAAGGTAGTATTGGTGGTGGACATGTCGTTCTGCGCCATGGATATGAGAACTGGACAGATTTATTCAATCAGCGTCAATTACTTTGTCTCTCAGAGCTTCTGCGAGCTATTGATAATATCGAGGATGAGAATGCTCGCGAATATCTCCTGTTGGCATTTTCCGACTCTCTAATGTTCAACAATATGTTTACTATCTATAATTTCCAGGGTCATAAGGTGGAGGGGATATTTAAACAAAACTCGTACAAGCCTCAGAAAGAATTTGTTGAAAACAACGTATGGGGTACAAAATATGGCCGCGGTACTTTCCAAAAGTCATGGGATATGGTAACAAAGGCAGTTGAATGGTCTAATAATCCTGTAGAGCGATACGTTGAAGATGGGGAAACAAAGAAAACCGCTCCATTTGGAGAAGGCATAGACCCTGACTTTGAACTATCATGTGGTGATGTAAGGGATCTGGAGTATGAGGACGAATTTGATGCTGTCCTTACCGACCCACCTTATTACAATAACTTGATATACTCAGAGACCTCGAATTACTTTTATGTTTGGCTTCGGCAACTTCTGGCAGATGATTATTCCGCATTTGAGCCAGATACAACACCACGAGCGGAAAGTATCGTAGCGAACCCAGCAGAAGGGAAGACAGAAGAAGACTTTGAGAAAGAGCTTAAGGAGGCTTTTGCGACGATCAATACTGCTCTCAAGCCTGATGGTGCATTAGTCTTCACGTACCATCACAGCGGTTCAGAGTCTTGGGGCGAATTACTGGAGGCGATATGTGATGTCAACTTCGAGGTCACTGCGACCTATCCCGTAACGGCCGATACTAATCGTGCTTCATACAAGCTTACTGAGGGTGAATCAGTTTCTTTCGATATTATAATTGTGGCACGGCCATCTGGTGAGACAGAGCCAGTTAGCTGGAACGCGCTACGTCGACGTATCTACCGCACGGCGAAACAAACACGACGACGGCTGGAAGTAAGTGATCGGGAACTATCTCGAGGAGACATTGGTGTCATGGAGATGGGGGATTGTTTCCGCGAATACTCGAAGCACCACGGGAAGGTCCAGCGCGACGGCGAGATCATGTCCGCGAAGGAGGTCGTCCAGGAGATTTACGGCATCATCCAGGAGGCCAGCGACATCGGGGTCGAGGACGTCTTCATCGATCTTCTAGACACGTCGAACCCGTCCTTCGATGACGTGAACAAGCTCTGTCGCGGGACCAACGCTGCCCCGGAGGACCTCAAGGAGATGTGCCTCTACAACCAGGACGACGGCTTCGAACTCGGAACCTGGGACAACGAGAAGCGCCAGGCGTACATCCAGGAGCGCGTCAACGGTGACGGCGGCGAACACCTCTCGAACCTCGACAAGCTCCAGTTCCTCCGCTACCGATACGAGAAGGGCCAGTCGGTCCAGAACTACGTCGACAAGTGGGGCGTCGACGACGATCTGCGTGAGCTCGCCGGTCGCCTCGCCGATGTGACCGGTGATGACACGTACACGCGGGTGCTCGGGGACCGCGACATCACGAGCTACTAA
- a CDS encoding DUF499 domain-containing protein has product MAESEALSRTLADTVTLSRELREEGQIDGQVKLYNVDDENEFESDAGLFFDRTLMTQGLREALSILRDSLTGEDPRGTHILYGPYGSGKSHQMVALYHCFDDSTAAGTWAGDSIEGFEDALPESATPITVAMQNEQYEYLWEPFFEALEYDPGTYESGGYPDMQTIQDAVGDETVAFFVDELEDWFDTLQGDRKSANKAFLQSLLESTALSDLELYTIVSVLREGSEVHDILNREQAVEVNMNNQVDKREVLRHRLIDSINESAAREIVNGYFDAYDQSDHVDLPDDLLSEMHDLYPFHPVLLDALETRYYADEGNQNTRGMIYLFSKVLLEMRDKTDLITHGDIDAIEFEDELAKLNYERLNAATGDIKSRIDQDEVPHGRRILNTILLYSLKPSEGEGANPSEIVMGAYQTGDLVSDVVLNLERLHGVAWHLHKLNGKYAIRDRQNPNALIRNAATDVSETSAKAEVADYITDIFGSNAFPVGFRTDDIQNIPDDREVKVVVKDDQWTQEEVKKVITNDSRGREWRNTLVFVQPSGDKAIESGTRYIDKARYIEGARQVLADESLDEEIRDSIQGMKEQEENELREELQLLYGEVLDGDDLLNEFDLAAPMDLDVFVLDGAELDASNITDSAAADPFDLQSHVWPIVEDLLDRKGEIAIEDVYEQFLRDPELPIPGSANDVLNATVEALSDKPVLARDSSGFRDDLSGSSLDTVLVHQDKVDLWGVDDVEQELRQRFGSGTTAIDIGDFELDLLEDGNVWIDGDSHDVVMRAIGRLSNKEDQYIVVRGNEILDKPQSDATLRDVGGATTVGASYIADRIEEAIDQEGYANLDTIIGEIRADETVLLPPDETETAAREAVNDYLVDDYVLEAGGRYLGSLGDRDPTAVKLVPTVSDRIGDQILDYIDDLDEGDQFTVSKIADRFDSSVTEDMVKTYLLQNLGREEDPAYVVGPTGSDDASDWVPGYPFRKPDTGPGGWRFEFNGDDVSAMRSEWRKKHKEGEVEYGDVTFMLPDREGIPSALQGTADVERSQVSLTLRSGQDYTKVQDLFEHMPDEASSLKIEISFQN; this is encoded by the coding sequence ATGGCTGAATCAGAAGCCCTGTCCCGGACTCTCGCAGACACGGTCACCCTGAGCCGTGAACTTCGAGAGGAGGGACAGATCGACGGACAAGTAAAACTCTACAACGTGGACGACGAGAACGAGTTCGAGTCGGACGCCGGACTCTTCTTCGACCGCACGCTGATGACACAGGGGCTTAGGGAAGCCCTGTCGATTCTGCGTGACTCGCTGACTGGGGAAGACCCCCGAGGCACGCACATCCTCTACGGACCGTACGGCAGTGGTAAGTCCCACCAGATGGTGGCGCTGTACCACTGCTTCGACGACTCCACCGCAGCCGGCACTTGGGCTGGTGACTCCATCGAAGGCTTCGAAGATGCGTTGCCTGAGTCCGCGACCCCAATCACGGTCGCGATGCAGAACGAGCAGTACGAGTATCTCTGGGAACCGTTCTTCGAGGCCCTCGAATACGACCCGGGTACTTACGAGTCGGGTGGCTACCCCGACATGCAGACGATCCAAGACGCGGTCGGCGATGAGACAGTCGCGTTCTTCGTCGACGAACTGGAAGACTGGTTCGATACGCTCCAGGGTGACCGCAAGAGTGCGAACAAGGCGTTCCTCCAATCGCTCCTCGAGTCGACGGCGCTCTCTGACCTCGAGCTCTACACTATCGTCTCGGTTCTGCGCGAGGGATCTGAGGTCCACGACATCCTGAATCGGGAACAGGCGGTCGAGGTTAACATGAACAATCAGGTGGACAAGCGCGAAGTGTTGCGCCACCGCCTGATCGACTCTATCAACGAGAGCGCTGCCCGGGAGATTGTCAATGGGTACTTCGACGCTTACGACCAGTCTGACCACGTCGACCTCCCCGACGACTTACTGTCGGAGATGCACGACCTCTACCCGTTCCATCCCGTACTCCTCGACGCCCTCGAAACGCGGTACTACGCCGACGAGGGGAACCAGAACACGCGCGGGATGATCTACCTCTTCTCGAAGGTCTTGCTCGAGATGCGGGACAAGACCGATCTCATCACGCACGGTGACATCGACGCCATCGAGTTCGAGGACGAATTGGCGAAACTCAACTACGAGCGCCTCAACGCGGCGACGGGTGACATCAAGAGCCGCATCGACCAAGATGAGGTTCCCCACGGTCGGCGTATCCTGAACACGATTCTCCTCTACTCCCTGAAGCCTAGCGAGGGCGAGGGAGCGAACCCCTCGGAAATCGTCATGGGAGCCTACCAGACGGGTGACCTCGTTTCCGACGTAGTCCTCAACCTCGAGCGCTTGCACGGCGTCGCCTGGCATCTGCACAAGCTCAACGGCAAGTACGCGATTCGCGACCGACAGAACCCCAACGCACTCATCCGGAACGCCGCGACGGACGTTTCTGAGACGTCGGCCAAGGCCGAAGTCGCAGACTACATCACCGACATCTTCGGTTCGAACGCATTCCCAGTTGGCTTCCGAACCGACGACATTCAGAACATCCCGGACGACCGCGAGGTCAAGGTGGTGGTGAAGGACGACCAGTGGACGCAGGAGGAAGTGAAGAAGGTCATCACGAACGACAGCCGCGGACGCGAGTGGCGCAATACGCTCGTGTTCGTCCAGCCGTCCGGTGACAAGGCCATCGAGTCGGGCACCCGTTACATCGACAAGGCGAGATACATCGAGGGTGCACGGCAGGTGCTCGCCGACGAGTCGCTCGATGAGGAGATTCGCGACTCTATCCAGGGTATGAAAGAGCAGGAGGAAAACGAGCTTCGTGAGGAACTCCAGCTGCTCTACGGGGAAGTCCTGGACGGCGACGATCTGCTCAACGAGTTCGACCTTGCCGCTCCGATGGACTTGGACGTCTTCGTCCTCGACGGCGCAGAACTCGACGCGTCGAACATCACCGACTCGGCGGCTGCCGATCCATTCGACCTCCAGTCACACGTCTGGCCGATCGTCGAGGACCTGCTCGACCGAAAAGGAGAGATAGCTATCGAGGACGTCTATGAGCAGTTCCTTCGCGATCCCGAACTTCCGATCCCGGGAAGTGCAAACGACGTTCTGAACGCCACTGTCGAAGCGCTGAGTGACAAGCCTGTCCTCGCCCGAGACTCCAGTGGCTTCCGTGACGACCTTTCCGGAAGTTCCCTGGACACGGTACTCGTCCATCAAGACAAAGTAGACCTCTGGGGCGTCGACGACGTCGAGCAGGAACTTCGCCAGCGTTTCGGGAGCGGGACAACCGCCATCGACATCGGTGACTTCGAGCTCGACTTGCTGGAAGACGGCAACGTCTGGATCGACGGCGACAGCCACGACGTCGTGATGCGCGCCATCGGTCGGCTGAGCAATAAGGAAGACCAGTACATAGTGGTGCGCGGCAACGAAATCCTCGACAAGCCGCAGTCAGATGCGACGCTTCGCGACGTTGGTGGTGCGACTACCGTCGGTGCGTCGTACATCGCCGACAGAATCGAAGAGGCGATCGACCAGGAGGGGTACGCGAACCTCGACACGATTATCGGCGAGATTCGCGCCGACGAAACGGTGTTACTCCCGCCGGACGAGACGGAGACAGCCGCCCGCGAGGCAGTGAACGACTACCTCGTCGACGACTACGTGCTTGAGGCAGGCGGACGGTATCTCGGCTCGCTCGGTGACCGCGATCCGACGGCCGTCAAGCTGGTGCCGACGGTCTCCGACCGCATCGGCGACCAGATCCTCGACTACATCGACGATCTCGACGAGGGCGATCAGTTCACGGTGAGCAAGATCGCAGATCGGTTCGACAGCAGTGTCACCGAGGACATGGTGAAGACGTATCTGTTGCAGAACCTCGGTCGCGAAGAGGACCCAGCGTACGTCGTCGGCCCGACCGGTTCCGACGACGCGTCCGACTGGGTGCCTGGCTACCCGTTCCGCAAGCCCGATACTGGCCCCGGTGGCTGGCGGTTCGAGTTCAACGGCGACGATGTCTCAGCGATGCGCAGCGAGTGGCGAAAGAAACACAAAGAGGGCGAAGTCGAGTACGGTGACGTCACATTCATGTTGCCCGACAGAGAGGGCATACCCAGTGCCTTGCAGGGGACCGCTGACGTCGAGCGGTCACAGGTGAGTCTGACATTGCGTTCCGGTCAGGACTACACCAAGGTCCAGGACCTGTTCGAACACATGCCAGATGAGGCGTCGAGCCTGAAAATCGAAATTAGCTTCCAGAACTAA
- a CDS encoding DEAD/DEAH box helicase, translated as MDGYDLVDVEVTHEDNDDLFDALEDSSGGDEHLQTLQAVRLQAGQPDSELRSLKQLDEDSVKLLEHQVDAAYRALFEMDGKALLADEVGLGKTIEVGMILKEMHFRDTDDSVLILTPAQLAKQWQGEMLEKFGLEFVCNYDDEFEGFDAHKHIIASIDTAKSERHRATVLSRNWDVLVLDEAHYVKNEETDRYDLIDQISYDYAFFLTATPIQNELTDLYNIVSLLRPGLFGTRDVFHHYFVNSSQETLVNREELQDRLNKVMIRNRRADTDIDFTDRTIDTRTFEPTRKERELYQAVSDYVQGAYSEDQGQKLVLMLLQKEVVSSPAALKHTIEKRLHDQSELTHADELESILDLIDDIDTVTKQERLLDIVEEARDHVEMGRVIVFTQFRATQRQLLDRLANEGYTVHAFHGGHSSEEKEQIVSNFEEEGGVLVSTDAMNEGRNLQFCNIMVNYDLPWNPMNVEQRIGRIHRIGQKREVYIFNMALEDTIEEYVLERLYHKIDLFQQTVGELSSILTRLEDTGTSFEDEIFERLVNADSEVDLENDFDAMAVDLEEQRELAEKVEEFNSGVFQGFDLGTSDD; from the coding sequence ATGGACGGCTACGACCTCGTAGACGTCGAGGTCACTCACGAGGATAATGACGATCTCTTTGACGCACTAGAAGACTCCAGTGGTGGTGACGAGCATCTCCAGACGCTTCAGGCGGTTCGTCTCCAAGCCGGCCAGCCGGATTCAGAACTGCGGTCGCTGAAGCAGCTCGACGAGGACTCGGTTAAGCTCCTCGAACACCAAGTCGACGCCGCGTATCGTGCCCTCTTCGAGATGGATGGGAAGGCGCTCCTTGCCGATGAAGTCGGCTTGGGGAAGACGATCGAGGTCGGGATGATACTGAAGGAGATGCACTTCAGGGACACCGATGACTCGGTGCTGATTCTCACGCCCGCGCAACTGGCCAAGCAGTGGCAGGGCGAGATGCTGGAGAAATTTGGTCTCGAGTTCGTGTGCAACTACGATGACGAGTTCGAGGGATTCGATGCCCATAAGCACATCATCGCGAGTATTGACACGGCAAAGAGCGAGCGTCATCGTGCGACAGTGCTCAGCCGTAACTGGGACGTGCTCGTCCTCGATGAAGCCCACTACGTCAAGAATGAGGAAACGGACCGATACGATCTCATCGACCAGATTTCCTACGACTACGCGTTCTTCCTCACCGCGACGCCGATTCAGAACGAACTTACCGACCTCTACAACATCGTCTCACTACTCCGGCCCGGACTGTTCGGGACACGCGACGTCTTCCACCACTACTTCGTCAACAGCAGTCAGGAAACCTTGGTCAATCGCGAGGAATTGCAGGATCGACTGAACAAGGTGATGATCCGCAACCGGCGGGCTGACACAGACATCGACTTCACGGATCGAACCATCGACACTCGAACCTTCGAACCGACCCGCAAAGAGCGAGAACTCTACCAGGCAGTCTCTGACTACGTGCAGGGCGCATATAGCGAAGATCAGGGCCAAAAGCTGGTGTTGATGCTCCTTCAGAAGGAAGTCGTCAGCAGTCCCGCGGCGCTGAAACACACAATCGAGAAGCGCCTACACGACCAGTCAGAACTCACGCACGCCGACGAACTGGAGTCGATACTTGACCTAATCGACGACATCGACACGGTGACGAAACAAGAGCGGCTGCTGGACATCGTTGAGGAGGCGCGGGACCACGTTGAGATGGGGCGCGTAATCGTGTTTACCCAGTTCCGTGCAACTCAGCGACAGCTGCTGGACCGACTGGCGAATGAGGGTTACACGGTTCACGCCTTCCACGGTGGCCACTCCAGCGAAGAGAAAGAGCAGATCGTCTCGAACTTCGAGGAAGAGGGCGGCGTACTCGTCTCGACAGACGCGATGAACGAGGGACGGAACCTCCAGTTCTGCAACATCATGGTGAATTACGACCTGCCATGGAACCCGATGAATGTCGAACAACGTATCGGCCGAATCCACCGCATCGGCCAGAAGCGCGAGGTCTACATCTTCAACATGGCGCTGGAAGACACCATCGAAGAGTACGTCCTCGAACGACTGTACCACAAGATCGACCTCTTCCAGCAAACCGTCGGCGAGCTCAGTTCAATCCTGACCCGACTGGAAGACACGGGAACAAGCTTCGAGGACGAAATCTTCGAGCGCCTGGTCAACGCGGATTCCGAAGTTGACCTTGAGAACGACTTCGACGCGATGGCAGTCGACCTTGAGGAACAGCGAGAACTAGCCGAGAAAGTAGAGGAGTTCAACAGCGGCGTATTCCAGGGGTTCGACTTGGGGACTAGCGATGACTGA
- a CDS encoding tyrosine-type recombinase/integrase, with the protein MSRPNRRQPSNARDPIQVAVDEAVEAYLSRRKAESSTTQGTVDTHRKRLNYLVEYCELEGIEYVCDLRGHHIEQYREWRQTEAVQKVDVLAPKTIHEHMKTIRVFMTAMESMEYVAPGMADRVHVPDIDEEDETSDEILEYDRAEEILNHITKAESGQAEEVVWRLFVDCGLRLSSVHSIDKSDVEIEGEVPHIKLRNRPGEGTKLKNRNDSERRVFITEETAEVIDHYLQYNHPEVADERGRMPLIGTPHGRANPSTIRGMVYKWTRPCELGKPCPHGKQPRTCETAENRDKPSGCPSTRSPHAVRRGYITHVSGDGVPPRVLSDRVDAAPETLETYYDKNDDEEKMEARKELIDRIMREGEEVDY; encoded by the coding sequence ATGAGTAGGCCGAACAGACGGCAACCATCGAACGCACGCGATCCAATTCAGGTCGCCGTCGATGAGGCCGTCGAGGCGTACCTCAGTCGCCGCAAGGCTGAGAGCAGCACCACGCAAGGAACCGTCGACACTCATCGAAAGCGACTGAACTACCTCGTCGAATACTGTGAGCTCGAAGGAATCGAATACGTCTGCGACCTTCGAGGTCACCACATCGAACAGTACCGTGAGTGGCGACAGACCGAAGCGGTTCAGAAAGTCGATGTGTTAGCTCCTAAGACAATCCATGAGCACATGAAGACGATTCGAGTCTTCATGACCGCTATGGAGTCGATGGAGTACGTCGCTCCTGGTATGGCCGATCGCGTACATGTGCCAGACATCGACGAGGAAGACGAAACAAGCGATGAAATCCTCGAGTATGATCGAGCAGAAGAGATCCTGAATCACATCACAAAAGCCGAAAGCGGACAGGCAGAGGAAGTCGTCTGGCGACTGTTCGTCGACTGCGGTCTGAGACTCAGCAGCGTTCACTCGATCGACAAATCCGACGTGGAAATCGAGGGTGAGGTACCTCACATCAAGCTGCGTAACCGTCCGGGGGAAGGTACCAAGCTGAAAAACCGTAACGACTCAGAACGACGAGTCTTCATTACTGAGGAAACAGCTGAAGTCATCGACCACTATCTCCAGTACAACCACCCCGAAGTTGCCGACGAACGCGGGCGTATGCCGCTCATAGGTACGCCCCACGGTCGAGCGAACCCGTCCACCATCCGTGGTATGGTTTATAAGTGGACCCGGCCCTGCGAACTCGGGAAACCGTGTCCCCACGGGAAACAGCCCAGAACCTGTGAAACGGCGGAGAACCGAGACAAGCCGTCAGGTTGTCCATCCACGCGGTCGCCCCACGCCGTCCGAAGAGGATATATCACCCATGTCAGTGGTGACGGGGTACCCCCGCGCGTGCTGAGCGATCGCGTGGACGCTGCGCCCGAAACCCTAGAGACCTACTACGACAAGAACGACGACGAAGAGAAGATGGAGGCTCGCAAAGAACTCATAGACAGGATCATGCGAGAGGGGGAAGAAGTCGACTACTGA
- a CDS encoding site-specific integrase — MSLEPIEPDTALELYLADKDNELAEASLKAHKYRLGHFIRWCDQQDIENLNTLSGRQLQRYRVWRRDEGDLSPVSEKTQMDTLRVFIRWLETVDGVEQDLSEKVLSPNITPEQNSRDVMLDDDRATNVLAQLEKYHYASIEHVTIALMWHTMMRIGGVHALDLADYYPDEQYVKVRHRPETGTSIKNQGDGERLVALSDDICELLDDWIENQRRDVTDEYGREALLTTAQGRPCKSTLRVYVYQWTQPCRYGAECPHNRDPDECEATDRDHVSKCPSSVSPHAIRRGSITHSLNNDMPDKVVSDRANVSQEVIDTHYDRRTERERMEQRRDYLNNL, encoded by the coding sequence ATGAGTCTGGAACCAATCGAACCCGACACCGCGTTGGAACTCTACCTCGCGGACAAGGACAACGAACTCGCAGAGGCATCTCTCAAAGCTCACAAGTACCGTCTGGGCCACTTCATCCGCTGGTGCGACCAGCAAGACATCGAGAACCTCAACACCCTCAGCGGGCGGCAGCTCCAGCGCTACCGCGTTTGGAGACGCGACGAGGGCGACCTCTCGCCGGTCTCTGAGAAAACCCAGATGGACACTCTTCGCGTGTTCATTCGCTGGCTCGAAACCGTCGACGGCGTCGAACAAGACCTCAGCGAGAAAGTCCTCTCGCCGAACATCACGCCCGAACAGAATTCCCGCGACGTGATGCTGGATGACGACCGCGCCACCAACGTCCTCGCCCAGCTCGAAAAATACCACTACGCGTCGATCGAGCACGTAACGATCGCGCTCATGTGGCACACGATGATGCGCATCGGTGGTGTTCACGCGCTCGACCTTGCCGATTATTACCCCGATGAACAGTACGTCAAGGTGCGGCATCGGCCCGAGACTGGAACGTCGATCAAGAACCAGGGTGACGGCGAGCGACTGGTCGCGCTCTCCGACGACATCTGTGAACTTCTCGACGACTGGATCGAAAACCAGCGTCGCGACGTCACGGACGAATACGGCCGTGAAGCGCTACTGACGACTGCCCAAGGGCGGCCCTGCAAGTCGACGCTCAGAGTCTACGTCTACCAGTGGACACAGCCCTGCCGATACGGTGCAGAATGCCCCCATAACCGCGACCCGGATGAATGCGAGGCGACCGATCGTGACCACGTTTCGAAGTGTCCTTCGTCAGTCAGTCCTCACGCGATCCGCCGTGGGAGTATCACGCACAGTCTGAACAACGATATGCCCGACAAGGTCGTCAGCGACAGGGCCAACGTCAGCCAGGAGGTGATTGATACTCACTACGATCGGCGTACAGAGCGTGAGCGGATGGAACAGAGGAGGGACTATCTCAACAATCTATAA
- a CDS encoding winged helix-turn-helix domain-containing protein yields MSPDSSQPNNTNETIANARDDWKNSTTALERVQQVVEQTTTAKTAGEIADEALVSEPTARKHLKSLVEVGTAAATEESGATKYARNEDTLLYQRIRELSTKHSREELIKSVQDMKSRIKDFEDEYDAASPEDLATSLGNDAPEGAWEAVSEWQTTERNLHIAQAAINYGRARDLGAATQ; encoded by the coding sequence ATGAGTCCTGATTCGAGCCAGCCCAACAACACTAACGAGACGATCGCAAATGCGCGAGATGACTGGAAAAACTCGACGACAGCGTTAGAGCGCGTTCAACAAGTTGTCGAACAGACGACGACGGCAAAAACAGCGGGCGAAATCGCCGACGAAGCGCTCGTGAGTGAGCCGACCGCTCGGAAGCATCTCAAGTCGTTAGTTGAGGTGGGAACAGCAGCTGCGACTGAGGAGAGTGGGGCCACGAAGTATGCCCGTAACGAAGATACGCTCCTCTACCAGCGGATTCGAGAGCTGTCGACGAAACACAGTCGCGAAGAGTTGATCAAGAGCGTTCAGGATATGAAGAGCCGCATCAAGGATTTTGAGGACGAGTACGACGCGGCATCGCCAGAAGACCTCGCAACCTCGCTGGGGAACGACGCTCCTGAAGGCGCGTGGGAAGCGGTATCTGAGTGGCAGACGACCGAACGGAATCTGCACATCGCCCAAGCCGCGATCAACTACGGGCGAGCCCGCGATCTCGGTGCGGCAACGCAGTAA
- a CDS encoding DUF6293 family protein, with the protein MSLHITPHGRATEHIHRGLRAFSSVESVCLLTSDAFLETGDELTADLDRFGYDVNQRVINAFDLRDVVDAVVDITKENPDRDIYINITGGTNLVAGGATSSAFFVGATPYYVLEPQTGDESIDDLVLKLPTPRQPLTFEIDGLQLDVLKTIGRWDEQGRTGVIYREIGDELGEAAQKISYHVNRLTEQGLLETQTEGRSKRVYLTDMGRLYLSWTA; encoded by the coding sequence GTGAGTTTGCACATTACTCCCCACGGACGCGCAACTGAACACATCCACCGTGGTCTTCGGGCATTCAGTAGTGTAGAATCGGTTTGTCTGCTTACAAGCGACGCGTTTCTTGAAACGGGCGATGAGCTAACCGCAGACTTAGATCGCTTTGGTTACGATGTAAATCAACGAGTAATCAACGCATTTGATCTTCGAGATGTTGTAGATGCGGTCGTAGATATTACCAAGGAAAATCCTGATAGAGATATTTATATCAATATTACAGGCGGCACTAACCTCGTAGCTGGCGGCGCAACGTCGTCAGCATTCTTTGTTGGCGCAACCCCTTACTACGTACTGGAGCCACAGACAGGTGACGAGTCTATTGACGACCTTGTACTAAAACTTCCAACCCCCAGACAACCGCTCACCTTCGAAATTGACGGGCTTCAGCTTGACGTACTGAAGACTATCGGGCGATGGGACGAACAAGGCCGTACAGGCGTAATCTACAGGGAAATTGGAGATGAGCTTGGTGAGGCTGCCCAGAAAATTAGTTACCACGTCAATCGGCTCACAGAACAGGGGCTCCTAGAAACACAAACTGAGGGCCGCAGCAAACGCGTCTATTTAACCGATATGGGGCGATTGTACCTCTCTTGGACAGCCTAA